GCAGCAACAAGGCGACCGAAGGGCTGACCAGGAACCAGCCGGGGTTGGCCAGGCGGATCTTGCGGGCTGGCGGGGCTATTTCGATGGGGGCTTTGACTGTCGTTGTTGAAGTATTCATGGCATTGAACCGATTTAGACAGGCCTACGAAAATCCACTGTGGGAGCGAGCTTGCTCGCGATGGCGGAGCGTCAGGCAACAAAAATGTTGATTGTGCCGAACTCATCGCGAGCAAGCTCGCTCCCACATAAAGGAGAAAAGCGGATTACTTGGGATACCCAGCGCGCTTCATCTCGCGTTCAGTGGTGGACTGCGCGGCGGTCAAGGCCTGGTCCACGGTCTGCTGGCCGGTCAGCGCGCCCGAGAAGAACTTGCCCACCTGGGTGCCGATGGCCTGGAACTCGGGGATGGTCACCAACTGGATGCCGATGTAGGGCACGGGCTTGAGGGTCGGGGCTTTCGGGTCAGCAACTTTCAACGATTCCAGCGTCACCTTGGCAAACGGTGCGGCCTTCATGTATTCGTCGCTGTAGGTCGAGGTGCGGGTACCCGGTGGGACGTTGGCAATGCCGTCGGTCTTGGCGACCAACTGACCGTACTCCTTGGACGTTGCCCAAGTGGTGAAGACCTTGGCCGCATCCTTGGCTTTGGAGCTGGTCGGAATTGCCAGGGACCAGGAGTACATCCACGAGGTGCCCTTGTCGGTTTTCTCGTGGGGCGCGAAGGTGAACCCAACGTGATCGGCCACCTTGCTCTGGGTCTTGTCGGTCACGAACGAACCGGCGACGCTGGCATCGACCCAGACCGCGCACTTGCCGCTGTTGAACAGCGCCAAGTTCTCGTTGAAACCGTTGCTGGACGCGCCCGGCGGGCCGGATTTCTTCATGTTGTCGACGTAGAAGTTCAGCGCATCCTTCCACTCGGGTCCATTGAACTGCGGCTGCCACTTCTCATCGAACCAGCGCGCACCAAAGCCGTTGGCGAGGGTGGTGATCAGCGCCATGTTCTCGCCCCAACCGGCCTTGCCCCGCAGGCACAGGCCATATTGTTCCTTGGATTTGTCGGTGAGTTTTTCCGCGAACTCGCCAATCTGGGTCCAGGTCGGGTGTTCGGGCATGGTCAGCCCGGCATCCTTGAACAGGTCCGTGCGGTAATAGGTGATCGAACTCTCGGCATAGAACGGCAGGGCGTACAGCGAGCCCTTGACCGACAAACCATCGCGCACGGAAGGGAAGACGTCCTCCAGGTCGTAGGAAGCCGGCAGGTCTTTCATGGGTTCCAACCAGCCCTTGGCGCCCCAGAGTGCAGCTTCGTACATGCCAATGGTCAGCACGTCGAATTGCCCGCCCTGGGTGGCGATGTCGGTGGTCAGGCGTTGGCGCAGGACGTTTTCTTCGAGCACCACCCAGTTCAGCTTGATGTCCGGGTGCTCGGCCTCAAAGGTCTTCGAGAGCTTTTGCATGCGGATCATGTCGCTGTTGTTGACGGTGGCAATGGTCAGGGTTTGTGCGCCGAAACTGACGCTGCTGAGGGTCATGCAGGTGGAGACAAGCAGAGCTTTTACCGAAGGTTTCATCGCGCACTCCTTTTCCGCGCCCACGGGCTGCAGAAGGACAGTTATTGTTTTTGTGTCTTCCGGATGAGTGGAAGAATGTGCGCTGATTACAGCCCTCAATGAACGGTGTGACAAATCATCCGTCACACTTTTACTGATACTTTTTTGCACTGCTGGGCTGATGGGATTCATTTGTGGCGAGGGGATTTATCCCCGCTGGGGCGCGAAGCGGCCCCCGAGTCCTGTCTGATACAACGCACTGGCAGACATACATGGGGCTGCTGCGCAGCCCAGCGGGGCGGTGCGACGTTTCGCTAAATCCCCTCGCCACGGGAGCTGTCCCAGGGTGTTCAGCCCTGGTTCTGCTCGGTCAACCGTTGCACCGCCAGCCGCCGGTAATGAGAAGGGGTCATGCCCTTGAGTTGCTGGAAGCGCCGGTTGAAATTGGAAATATTGTTGAAACCCGATTCAAAGCACACGTCCGTCACCGGTTTGTCGCCATCGGCCAGCAGCTCGCAGGATTTGCTGATGCGCAGGCGATTGACGAACTCGATGAAGCAGCGCCCGGTGGCTTGCTTGAAAACCCGGCTGAAATAGGTGGGTTTCATGCCCAGGTGCTCGGCCACTTCCTCCAGGGGCAATTCGCGGGCGTAGTGGGCGAAAATGTAATCCACCGCGCGGTTGGTACGGTCAATGCTGTGCTCGTCCGCCGCCTGCGTGGAGGTGGCGCCTGAAAGCAATTGGTAGTCGTCGCAGCTCGCCAGCAATTCCATGAGGATGAAAAAATAGCCCAGTCGGCTCATGCCCTGGGAATCGGCAATGCGCTGCATAAGTATCATCGCCTGGCGGACTGTGCGCTTGCAGCGGAACTCGATGCCGTATTGAGCCCGTTCCAGCAGCGGCGCCAGGGTCTTGAGTTCGGCAAATACCTGGTTGCCGCTTTCGAACAGCTCATCGGTGAAATTCACCAGCATGTCACGCTTGGGCACCACTTCATCCTCCTCCACCTGGCTGATCCAGTTGTGGGGCAGGTTGGGGCCGGTGAGGAACAGCGACTGCGGGGAAAAGTTGCCGATGTAATCGCCGATGAAGACCTTGCCCGAACTCGCGACGATCAGGTGCAGCTCGTATTCCTTGTGGAAATGCCAGCGTACCAGCGGGCAGGGGAAACCGTGCTGGCGGTAGATGATGGACAGGCCGTTATGATCGTCCATCAACTCGTAGGAAGGGTCGGTGACTCTGGCTGTGCGGGTCATGTGCCTGGCGCTTTTGTTGTTATCGCCGCTGGATAATGCCCCCTTCGCCGTCCGGGTTCCAGCCCTGGCGAACGAAGGCTGGCTCAGCTGTTGCGGTTCTTTTCCTCGATCCATTGGGACATGTACTGGGTGCTCTTGTGCTGATGGTGGCGCAGCATGCTGCCGAGGAAGTTGTCCCGGCGGCGTCGTGCCAGGTCGGCGCGGCAGGCGTTGAGGCTGTCGATCAGCGCAGGAGCGTGGACCTGCCGACGGAAACGCTCGGCCAGCAAGGCCAGCCCTGCCTCTTGGGCATGGGCCCAGCGGGCCGGGTCGGTATACAACTGCACGGCGGCGTTGGCGATGTCCTCGGCGCTCTGTGCGATCTCACCGGGCCAGGGCATTGCGCCATGCATGGCTTCGGCGCCGATGGGCGTGGTGACGCTGGGTGTGCCGCAGAGCATGGCTTCGATCAGCTTGCCCTTGATGCCGGCGCCGAAACGCAGCGGCGCCAGGCAGATACGCGCCGCGGACATGACCTGCAAGGCATCCTCGGCCCAGTTCATGATATGAAAGCCCTGGGTCGGGTTGTGCAGCGCTGCGGCCTTGGGCGGCGTGTAGGCGCCGTAGAGATGCAGCTGGGCGCCGGGCAACCGTTGGCGAATCAATGGCCACACTGCGTTTTTCATCCAGAGCACGGCGTCCCAGTTCGGTGC
This genomic interval from Pseudomonas alvandae contains the following:
- a CDS encoding ABC transporter substrate-binding protein, whose translation is MKPSVKALLVSTCMTLSSVSFGAQTLTIATVNNSDMIRMQKLSKTFEAEHPDIKLNWVVLEENVLRQRLTTDIATQGGQFDVLTIGMYEAALWGAKGWLEPMKDLPASYDLEDVFPSVRDGLSVKGSLYALPFYAESSITYYRTDLFKDAGLTMPEHPTWTQIGEFAEKLTDKSKEQYGLCLRGKAGWGENMALITTLANGFGARWFDEKWQPQFNGPEWKDALNFYVDNMKKSGPPGASSNGFNENLALFNSGKCAVWVDASVAGSFVTDKTQSKVADHVGFTFAPHEKTDKGTSWMYSWSLAIPTSSKAKDAAKVFTTWATSKEYGQLVAKTDGIANVPPGTRTSTYSDEYMKAAPFAKVTLESLKVADPKAPTLKPVPYIGIQLVTIPEFQAIGTQVGKFFSGALTGQQTVDQALTAAQSTTEREMKRAGYPK
- a CDS encoding AraC family transcriptional regulator, which encodes MTRTARVTDPSYELMDDHNGLSIIYRQHGFPCPLVRWHFHKEYELHLIVASSGKVFIGDYIGNFSPQSLFLTGPNLPHNWISQVEEDEVVPKRDMLVNFTDELFESGNQVFAELKTLAPLLERAQYGIEFRCKRTVRQAMILMQRIADSQGMSRLGYFFILMELLASCDDYQLLSGATSTQAADEHSIDRTNRAVDYIFAHYARELPLEEVAEHLGMKPTYFSRVFKQATGRCFIEFVNRLRISKSCELLADGDKPVTDVCFESGFNNISNFNRRFQQLKGMTPSHYRRLAVQRLTEQNQG